ACTTTgagtatttattaatttataactTTTGGTATTTATGGAGGGAAAACTGGCAAGTGTCTTAATTAATTGATCGTTTAACATTTTGTAAGAGAATAACTGGTGTTTGTTAAATAATCCCGAAACTAACAATGaccaaaattcatttttgaaaacGTTCTCTTTAATTATATTTTGTACGTGTAGCAAAAAGGGTTATTGTCAAATGTAACCAAAGCAGAATAGTTCTTTTTTGTTCGATGTTGCATGGCTTGCGTTACAGTATTTTTGTCACACTGACCTTGTATGAGTGGtagaaaaacaaacttgattAAAAGCGATGTTTAGACAATAAACATATGTCGCATAATACCCTCAAAATTTTCCACACCATTTGATTAGATTAAAGAAACGATTTGCCGATAAACAAATACCCGACATCCCATTTTCAGACGAGGAAGGCGAACCCTGAATCATGACTGATCAAGAGCCTGATAGAGGGAAGAGAAAACGCCCTTATCGCCAGCGCGTTATTTGTGGGGAATGTAAGAAGGAACTCGATTCCGATTATAAAGATAATCATGCTAAGACTGTACACAAGGGAAAGAAAGTAGCTTTCGCGATGGTACGTGAGCGTAATCAGAGCCAGTTGGCTTTCTTCACTAAAAGTTCCACGGAGTCGCAGCTATCACATAAGCTTTCAAGGTCGGATATTCAGAATGACGTACACTATCAAGAAGATATTAGAAATGAATCTACAGGCACTACTCATGGCATGCATTCCTCAAAACCAGCCACTAGTTCATCGATCTCAGACAATTCTACTGGAAATGGGAAGGAGTCAGTTCCTCTAGGATCAGAACAATCGCCCTTAAGTTCTTCGAATGTGCTAGCCCATGTCATCCAGAAAGTTGAAATTCCACCTGCGTCAGTGCCACTGGAACAGGGAGATGACCGAGATGTGCAGAAAACTATTTACGAACCTGAACCTTCCCTTCCTCGAATTGACAATGTAGCGAGCGAGCCCGAAAAAGAGATGATCGTGGCATTACAAAGAGATGATCACACAGCACGTGAACCAAGGCCGGCTGTTAGAGAAGGGCCACTGCAACCGGTTCTCCGCGAGTACAAACCGCAAAAATTTGGAAACGAAACATTCACCAGAGATTTCAAGGCACAGTGGTTCAAACAATATCCTTGGTTGAGCTACTCAATAGATAGAAAGGTTGGAACTTGCTATGTTTGTTCGAAGTTTATGAATGATAACACCTTTACCTTTTGCAATTGGAAGAAGACAGAGCGCCTCACGAAACACCATCAAAGTGAAGCACACTCGCTGGCAATGACAAAGTGGCTGGAATACCGCCAGATGCAGAGAAAATCCTCTTCAATAATCAGCATCATTGATGACGGGCATCGCAACTACGTCAAACGCAACCGCGAGTTTTTACGTGTAATCATCGAATGTCTCTTTTACACTGCCCAACAAAACATCGCTCAAAGAGGCCATGAAGAGGATCGATCGAATCTCGGGCAAAGATCAGATGTCAACAGAGGGAACTTCCTACAGCTTTTGCACCTTCGGAGTAAAGACATTCCTTGGCTGGAAGAGAAACTGAACACTCAGTTACAAGACCACGCCCAGTGGACCTGGCCAACCATCCAGAATGAGCTGCTGCAAATTTTTGCTGATCTGATAATTGAACTCATTTGCAAGGATGTGAGAGAGAGCCGCTGGTACGGGATTATAATTGAAGAAACGTCCGATATAAGCCGGGACGAgcaagtgtctttttgtctcAGCTATTTAGCCAATGGCACCAAGAAGGAAGCGTTTGTTGGATTTCATGCGACTAAAACAACAGACGGTGAAGCTCTTTACAAACTAGTCAAAGAAGTTATGAATGACTTGCAGTTAGAACTCCAAAATATCGTGGGTGAATGCTTTGACGGTGCAAGTAACATGAGTGGCGTAAATAAAGGACTTAGTGCGCCAATGAAAGAGTGCTCTCCTCTTGCGATTTACGTGCACTGCTATGGCCACTTGTTAAATTTGGCACTGCAGGACACATTGACAACAGTGGAACCATTGCGAAATACTCTGGGAACAATTCAGAGCCTGTACAATTTTCTAGAGGCTAGCCCGAAGCGACACGCTTTGTTTAGAGACATTGAGACTGAAGAAGGAAATTTGGTGAAGACTTTGAAGTCTCAAAGTGTAACGAGATGGTCCTGTAGGTGGGAAGCGGTGAAGGCAGTGGACCAGCAGCTCGAGCGAATAGTGAAGGCCTTACTAGTTCTATCCACTGACAAGGATGTTAAAACGTATTCGGAAAGTCGTTCACTTCTTCATGCCATTTGTGATTTCCAGTTTATCCTCGGTCTGTGTGTACTTAAGATCATTTTATCAAACACTAGCAGCCTGAGTGCTTACCTCCAAGGCAAGACTGTGGATGTCGTCACGGCCAGGCGCAATGCCAATTTGACTCTGGAAACATTACGTAGTTGTAGAAATGAAGAGAGTTTTAAGTCTGTGTGGAAGCTGTGTGAATGTGTCTGTAACAAGGTCAGATCGTGGATTAATGACACTGACTTTTCATTTCGAGATGCTCGTGTGCCACGGCGACAAACATCGACCCGCTTACAAGCACTAGTTGGGGAAAACCCAAGCCACAATGCACAATCCAAGCCTGAAGATTTCCATCGTGTCAACACCTACTTCACCTCTCTGGATAAGGTTCTTGCAGAAATAGAGGCTCGGTTTGGCGGAAACGATCAGGACGTACTCTGCGCGCTTGGTGATATCACCCTAAGTGATTCTCCAGCCATTCGTAGCTTCAACTTGGTTTCCAGCTACTACAGCCTTGACAGACATTTACTCCAGGCAGACCAACGCCTCTTCTGTCAATTTAAGAAAGCTCACCTGGAGCCGAAATCATTAAAAACAGCGGCAGACGTCATTGAAACCCTACATGCAAACCGCCTGTTTGAAATGGTCCCAGAATTCTCAAAGGTGGTGTCTATTCTGGCCGTAATTCCAGCAACATCATGTTCAGCGGAACGCTCCTTCAGCGGACTTCGGAGACTGAAGACATATCTTCGCAGCACGATGAGGCAGAGTAGACTGAATAGCCTCGCTATCATTAGTATTGAGCGCGCCTATGGCAATAGGGTCATAGTAGATAgtattgacaaaataattgacaCTTTTGGACAACGCCATGGAAGGAGAAGCTACTTTTTTTAATAAGGTTTTGCTAGTTTAGTTACTAGATCGAGTTGCTTGTTTAGTTACTCGATCGTTACTAGATCGAGTAAACCTACATAGAGTATGTGAGgttctaaaaactgtgtttcGATTACGTACAATTTTATGCCTTTCAACAATTGTAAACGCATGTTTTTTCGTACATTTTGAGGGAGTAAATAACTGATTTCGACAATCAAGCAATGGGGCACTGCGTAATTTATTCGGGCAAACAGGGCGCCGCCACCCCCAAGTCGGATCGTTCCCGTACGCCTATGgacaggatagcacggttttgactgccgcgcgcactgcgggcgcgggttccgtatgcaaggctaTGGGTaatcatattttcttaacaatggtgctccgcgcgcgcacggagctccgctataaatacATTTGTTATCTCGAACAAAGACACATGTTGGTTGGATAAAGGGAAAAAAGCACATAATGCCCGCAAATATGTTATCAGTAGAGAGTCACATCACGATCGTCACGATCAGGAGACGAATGATCGAAAGCATTTCATCAatttattagcggagctccgcgcgcgccgaaggcgcgcgcgcgcggagcaccatagttaagaaaatatggtagcccatcgatgtgagaaaattttgttttctagccatgacgtcatcaccgtacgtacaacgtacgtacgtaagtACGTACGTCCTTACGTCCGTCTGctccttcatgtatgccaatgtgaccagtacacgtcaccatatcacgggctaattaaagtttagagccaatccaggaggcaatactacatttgacactaactagtttacagcatacatctttgatattagtAAAACCCAACTAGTGCCTTGCATACTGAaaccgcgcccgcagtgcgcgcggcagtcaaaaccgtgctatcctgtcaatcatttgctcTTTCACCGgcaacagtgcatttcggttgtgcgtaaATGGCATTGCTGTCGATCTAAGCCGTCGAAAGGATGCGACCAGTCTTTATTCGCGAggttaacacaaataaatacattatcaatacggttttgccgtcttcttacacttgattcgaaaatatcagcctgaattcgtcttagaatagttagaaaaacacaaataacagccaaagcacaacagcttacgttcgaattctgctcgtgGACAACTCATGTTTGATTGCCATTAAAtagttttctggccctttattaatagcgctcacgtgaattttaaatgaagtatcgggaaagaaaaattgccaagttgatatttgtttcgtgtaAATATACGTTTttaagtagcgaaaatttgtataagcactaacTTTGTATAAGCAAAAACTTTTATTGACCATTGCTCGAAGGAACACCGTTTATAAGCTGCAAGGGAgtcgctgatgaattttgcacaaaacctcggcccctaactcgggaaagccagacttggaaagtttttcagcaaaggctcactaaggaagagctgatagagcttgccctcccgcaggtcgccagaaaggtgcaaacaagctgattcatgtccaaaaagagcaagatctagaatagactagaaggggcagtcaaaattgcgtttcttgtattgtgcgaaaattcattcaaaacttttccctcattcccaaataagaacttgctgtacatgtgtcttgcaattctacagtgaattactatgaggccaataagagaatcaacatcaaagaggcactcccaggggttttggggaagaagagaacatggctaatttgaactggggaacagagtaacaatttaaacaaaatttttaaattttaggggtcaaaaagctggaaacaagtttgaaagtaatttcgggaacaaggaaacacaagcaaatatttaaagggaacgaGGACCCCTCTCCACAGtagggcctcatcaaatgttctgcctctttcaTCCAAAAGCTCAAACAGgcaattccaacaatttttgaatgaccgacacgaaaagaagactctcttagagaaataaatcatttataataacactttagcatgcgaaacagtggcacatacatacatatacatatttattaatcctttgagtgagggacactatacaggatgctaaaaggtCAAACGGGTCCGACGGGAGTAAATTAGAGGCTACATAAGAGCCTGACATGGTCAGATGCTTAcaagcaccctcatgcccatgtttgtaaaaaagcactaTGAAGTAATCCTtgtggctggtttaggcattgtttcatctttcaacattgggcaaaaccaaatcacttccattctcagagggcactggggaataaagctagaagaaaaaaactggccttaatccaattctcccaaggtaatctttacagattaagattattgaaggaacacttttgaacgccaaccttaagccttttaaaacaagcgcaaacaatattaatagtctttaaattcacaaaatgtgaaacagcatattttagtctcatattcaatgcaattagatttggctgcaatatattccttaaaaccatgcagaactatttaccataaaatgtggaacatttcctgcctatctaaatatgccacaaaacggctccaaaaagcaaccagttaagtttttagataaagatagtgtctCTATGGAGGTCTGagacaatacctaaaaattaaataatttgatgtgatcaagacattgaatgaccaagcaataaacaaactgcagcaatgtatgttaggttcacaaagtgggaatgaaaaaaaatattcctcaactgatgtttcaatatgcatttaaattaattttctatcaacaattcaagggactgacttttcactggaaTTGTTTatgtttccatgataagtttgaaagtgaatctggcaaccacagtgccctataaAATGGGAAACAGCTTTAACAAACcctttaaacaaatattttacaaGGGAAACCGTTGTTGATGCcctgcaaagaacaaagaataaataaaaataagagtTGGtttggagtttatccacaatggacagttagtggccgtattcaccaatgtagagaacaaacacatcaagtttcttctcaagcaaccaggtgatcaaggagctattcaatttccaaagaacaatGGTAGTAATTGtaccagtacctgggtgaattcgggtacctggcctgaaactgaaacttgtggagctaaacaacttgttgagcttagtacttaaactgggtagataattatggcTACAATTATTGTccattcaaccaacagtttctcctaattttgagtaccattcacttgttggttccttaataaaaaaaatcgctaatgcaattaaggattcaagtcctttcaaatcatcaaagttactttgcgccaccaggaacaaacgaaaaaatacaagcactgaagaacaaacaaattaactgctcaagaatgcacgactccctttgaaacagcaaaacaggatcctcgagtcactaaaaagtgctgcatgctacgtggatgtttgtagaacgatcgcaagttgtaatcactgaaagaaaactccactccagatctgatagacgatggtcgtgcaaaacttgccaagcacgtggaacacccaacaggattgtttgttgtttggcacagcagatgaacgaaaaattgttcccctcactattcacctgaagttcgatcatgatggacacacacaaacaagagctgaaagaacttcaaaaggtcagacgaccaaatgtgattgacccaacactcgttagagcggctcagttatcggttATCTAAGTGCTGAACAAatcaagggatttcgtcgtaaaaatgtttactcagcaacgtcttcttcttcttctaaagaataaagttcaaaaagcGATCCTGGgtgttaatcacatgctagcccatgtcataaactggataaagtggattgtcagaacaatgcgtcatttctgtctcgctgagttcaCAGAAGCAActgtcaagagagtcacaagagaaggctgagcgaatgtccaccgatctaagaacgtaaacaattggcgtgacgtcggatagcacaaggatagcacagtttttcccgctcgctgaattctgattggtcagtttaaatttcagtagctcctGCCGTATGCAaggtggtctattatcaatgctgcgttctgattggttgagctactagaaggctatttgttatagcccactagtagcgaaaagcgccggctttgaaaaccaaagcaacaattaaagtctagctttaactagcgaaagatgttttgtctcgatatttttttgaccaactaattggattttactaaaacaattattcctctcgccctcatggcctctgagtcaatagcccattccggcggccttcggcctcatgggctatggactcagagcccattcgggctcaaggaataattgttaattagacaTCAATGtaatggtcaattgacacctgtcaaaacaagttatccgctgatcagtatcacgtgactatatagcgggctcaagttagaccttatcgaggtcagctgtttttttttaagttgaccgctgaccagggactggttgttgattggatcgcaggcccaagccaggtcagacactcacacacctgatcgaggcttaattttcgcgctctttctgtggctcgacgcggctacacagccacgctacgtcagcaaagctcttgacagtcgatgcttttcgtgttcaggtacggtttggaaaatatatttttttacatttttcgctggtttcagtccaggtttaacataatatagttgtagtcaggacacactggtggctacctagttattcaagtcaagcattggagcgatataaacttaaagctgagtgtttatttttaatttgttttgggctgctttttgctctgaattgcagtttttggtatgtgttaagatttttaattttgaatctactaaggttgcaagatgcctggacggcctatgacagaagagcagaaacgaaagaagagagaaagagaacgagaacgacaaaacggtacaccagtaatagcttaaagttgatggaagaagttactccacaaattcttttcttggacactaaaccgtttgttatttctacggatgagttatttcaagtggatgcatatttctaaaaagttgtttagtcgttttttcctttgctcaggaatgaaactcgaatttttattgttaactggaattaaataacaatcatctgtactctttttggacagaaataatcgatctttttctggtttgtttggctttaaaatgcgagcgaacaagaagtttttttactccgcttgcctaatcgtttttcgatgtgcctcgacagtgacaagaaaattttgcacttatgttctacacatgtaatcgcaatgagttctcgtaaaaagtaaggagaaatatcaccagcttgtgttttcagaagtttgtttagagcacgtacaggtaatttgttggagatcttgtttgaagtttgtcctttctagccgattctggttctaagccaagctggcgtgtttcaatgaagtacatcaacatgtaaatgatctcgttttcagagataaagtggaataaataaagtacgatctgtcacatcacgagcgaTAGTAcgtgtgatttctaattttagcatgattcgtattcgctggcttttgacagtggactctgaaatggcttctttccttttccgttcagttgctgaggatttgcttgttttcctttcaaactcttgcgattcaagaaaaatcaattgcctaactggtgaattcaacagaagatttcgctggaaaaaccgatatcacactcatccattcgtgattcatgcgatcagtcggtttttcaggtgaaattaaaagtggaattcactagttaggcagagaagaaaatgaaataattgagcaatttccgggaaaaccaaaaggcggacagttccaaagccttttattttcactaatcctacagccagcaagaataaacaagccgggagctccgcttttaggcttggctaaatctatatattaactttttggatatctggcaaaattggattgtagtcaagcaccagtggaaaaactttcttatctggtttgacctttttgctcaaaagttCAGATTTTGATATACTGAGAGCTTTGTCGAACTGCTTATCGACAAGCTCCGCCGGATAATTTTGAGATTTCAAATATCCTTTGTATTCCTTACACCTATTTTGTAGAAAGTCGTTGGTAGAACAATTGCGTTTGATTCTTAAAGCTACCCCAAA
The Montipora capricornis isolate CH-2021 chromosome 10, ASM3666992v2, whole genome shotgun sequence genome window above contains:
- the LOC138021280 gene encoding zinc finger MYM-type protein 1-like yields the protein MTDQEPDRGKRKRPYRQRVICGECKKELDSDYKDNHAKTVHKGKKVAFAMVRERNQSQLAFFTKSSTESQLSHKLSRSDIQNDVHYQEDIRNESTGTTHGMHSSKPATSSSISDNSTGNGKESVPLGSEQSPLSSSNVLAHVIQKVEIPPASVPLEQGDDRDVQKTIYEPEPSLPRIDNVASEPEKEMIVALQRDDHTAREPRPAVREGPLQPVLREYKPQKFGNETFTRDFKAQWFKQYPWLSYSIDRKVGTCYVCSKFMNDNTFTFCNWKKTERLTKHHQSEAHSLAMTKWLEYRQMQRKSSSIISIIDDGHRNYVKRNREFLRVIIECLFYTAQQNIAQRGHEEDRSNLGQRSDVNRGNFLQLLHLRSKDIPWLEEKLNTQLQDHAQWTWPTIQNELLQIFADLIIELICKDVRESRWYGIIIEETSDISRDEQVSFCLSYLANGTKKEAFVGFHATKTTDGEALYKLVKEVMNDLQLELQNIVGECFDGASNMSGVNKGLSAPMKECSPLAIYVHCYGHLLNLALQDTLTTVEPLRNTLGTIQSLYNFLEASPKRHALFRDIETEEGNLVKTLKSQSVTRWSCRWEAVKAVDQQLERIVKALLVLSTDKDVKTYSESRSLLHAICDFQFILGLCVLKIILSNTSSLSAYLQGKTVDVVTARRNANLTLETLRSCRNEESFKSVWKLCECVCNKVRSWINDTDFSFRDARVPRRQTSTRLQALVGENPSHNAQSKPEDFHRVNTYFTSLDKVLAEIEARFGGNDQDVLCALGDITLSDSPAIRSFNLVSSYYSLDRHLLQADQRLFCQFKKAHLEPKSLKTAADVIETLHANRLFEMVPEFSKVVSILAVIPATSCSAERSFSGLRRLKTYLRSTMRQSRLNSLAIISIERAYGNRVIVDSIDKIIDTFGQRHGRRSYFF